In the genome of Flavobacterium panacagri, one region contains:
- a CDS encoding glycoside hydrolase family 88/105 protein, with translation MRKLLLIFAIGAFYTATAQQFDKKIVLKQMILANDYFMQKWPETGKTIITNKERPSNIWTRGVYYEGLMALHEIFPKEAYYDYAMSWSEFHKWGFNGGNTTRNADNYCAAQTYIDLYNLEPDPKKLKNTKANLNMLLNTPQLDDWSWIDAIQMGMPVFAKMGVLEKDNRYFEKMYQMYMYSRNKHGDHGLFNPKDGLWWRDADFDPPYKEPNGEDCYWSRGNGWVIAALAKVLTIIPQNAPHREQYVKDLKAMATALVPIQRPDGFWNVSLHDPTNFGGKEASGTALFVYGMAYGVNKGILKKETYLPVIEKAWNALTKESLHENGFLGFLQSTGKEPKDGQPLSYDKIPDFEDYGLGCFLLAGSEIYKMK, from the coding sequence ATGAGAAAATTACTTTTAATCTTCGCTATTGGAGCTTTCTATACCGCCACCGCACAGCAGTTTGATAAAAAAATAGTACTCAAACAAATGATTTTGGCTAACGATTATTTTATGCAGAAATGGCCTGAAACAGGAAAAACAATTATTACGAATAAAGAGCGCCCAAGTAATATTTGGACAAGGGGAGTTTATTATGAAGGATTAATGGCACTGCATGAAATTTTCCCAAAAGAGGCTTATTACGATTATGCTATGTCGTGGTCTGAATTTCACAAATGGGGATTCAACGGCGGCAACACTACGCGAAATGCAGATAATTACTGCGCAGCCCAAACGTATATTGATTTGTACAATCTGGAACCGGATCCTAAAAAACTAAAAAATACAAAAGCTAATCTGAACATGCTTTTAAACACGCCTCAGCTTGATGATTGGTCGTGGATTGATGCTATCCAGATGGGAATGCCTGTTTTTGCGAAAATGGGGGTTTTAGAAAAAGACAATCGTTATTTCGAAAAAATGTATCAAATGTATATGTATTCGAGAAACAAACACGGCGACCACGGGCTTTTTAATCCAAAAGACGGTTTGTGGTGGCGTGATGCCGATTTTGACCCTCCGTACAAAGAACCAAACGGAGAAGACTGTTATTGGAGCCGTGGTAATGGCTGGGTAATTGCGGCTTTAGCAAAAGTATTGACCATTATTCCTCAAAACGCGCCACACAGAGAGCAATATGTGAAAGATTTGAAAGCAATGGCAACAGCGCTTGTTCCTATTCAAAGACCTGACGGTTTCTGGAATGTAAGTTTGCACGACCCAACTAATTTTGGAGGAAAAGAAGCTTCTGGAACTGCATTATTTGTTTATGGAATGGCTTACGGCGTAAACAAAGGCATTTTGAAAAAAGAAACATATCTTCCTGTAATTGAAAAAGCTTGGAATGCCCTTACAAAAGAAAGTCTTCACGAAAACGGATTTTTAGGTTTTTTACAGTCAACTGGAAAAGAGCCTAAAGACGGACAGCCATTATCTTATGACAAAATTCCTGATTTTGAAGATTACGGATTGGGATGTTTTTTACTGGCTGGTTCAGAAATTTATAAAATGAAATAA